Proteins encoded in a region of the Streptomyces sp. NBC_00310 genome:
- a CDS encoding M23 family metallopeptidase: MPAKGKHRRPKSQRFTRSIAAAGTGGAALALPLIGAAGAHAATPTAAVSGVSEKTASVATEKAAAEAGARIEAAEKAAQAEKTATKKAATRTYSVKVGDYLAKIADEQDVEGGWKQLYSDNREAIGSDPSLIHPGLKLGIGGRATSSGTPQASTKPQLSQSSKSEESSQSSKSSGSSTQTQESKDTQASTSTSSGQSSSSNSSGFSLPIQGATVGTAYKTAGSMWSSGYHTGVDFVAPTGTSLKAVGAGTVVSAGWGGAYGNQVVIKLADGYYAQYAHLSSISVSAGQSVSGGQQIGLSGATGNVTGPHLHFEIRTTPNYGADIDPLAYLRSKGVSV, from the coding sequence ATGCCCGCGAAGGGTAAGCACCGCCGTCCGAAGTCCCAGCGTTTCACCCGTTCGATCGCCGCCGCGGGGACCGGTGGCGCGGCGCTCGCGCTGCCGCTGATCGGAGCCGCCGGCGCCCATGCCGCGACCCCGACGGCCGCCGTTTCCGGTGTCTCCGAGAAGACGGCCTCGGTCGCCACCGAGAAGGCCGCGGCCGAGGCGGGCGCACGGATCGAGGCGGCCGAGAAGGCCGCGCAGGCGGAGAAGACCGCCACCAAGAAGGCGGCGACCAGGACCTACTCGGTGAAGGTCGGCGACTACCTCGCGAAGATCGCGGACGAGCAGGACGTCGAGGGCGGCTGGAAGCAGCTGTACTCGGACAACCGTGAGGCGATCGGCTCCGACCCGTCGCTCATCCACCCGGGCCTCAAGCTCGGCATCGGTGGCCGGGCCACGTCGAGCGGTACGCCGCAGGCGTCGACGAAGCCGCAGCTGTCGCAGTCCTCGAAGTCCGAGGAGTCGTCCCAGTCGTCGAAGTCCTCCGGCTCGTCGACGCAGACGCAGGAGTCGAAGGACACCCAGGCGTCGACCTCCACGTCGAGCGGCCAGTCCTCGTCGTCCAACAGCTCCGGCTTCAGCCTGCCCATCCAGGGCGCCACCGTCGGCACCGCGTACAAGACCGCCGGCAGCATGTGGTCCAGCGGCTACCACACGGGCGTCGACTTCGTGGCCCCGACCGGCACCTCCCTCAAGGCCGTGGGTGCGGGCACCGTCGTCTCCGCCGGCTGGGGCGGCGCGTACGGCAACCAGGTCGTCATCAAGCTCGCCGACGGCTACTACGCCCAGTACGCCCACCTGTCCTCGATCTCCGTCTCCGCGGGCCAGTCCGTGAGCGGCGGCCAGCAGATCGGCCTCTCCGGCGCGACCGGCAACGTCACCGGGCCGCACCTCCACTTCGAGATCCGTACCACCCCCAACTACGGTGCGGACATCGACCCGCTGGCATACCTCCGCTCGAAGGGCGTCAGCGTCTGA
- a CDS encoding DUF6250 domain-containing protein, producing the protein MTTRRAFGALAAGAALAALAPAGTASATPHRRRGRLIAADDFRHGLGQWAVELERGGAVTASRGALEVDVPAGATVWFKRKLAGPYVVQYTATPVSAGGVNDRVSDLNNFWNAVDVRSPGDLFATPRGGALAEYDHLKTYYVGYGANTNTTTRLRRYVGEAGVRPLIYDYTAPLLVANEPHRVRIVSDGSKVQWWNNGRLVFDYIDPEPYTSGHFGFRTTWSHFRIEDFRVWRSVGRR; encoded by the coding sequence ATGACCACCCGCAGAGCTTTCGGAGCCCTCGCGGCCGGTGCCGCCCTCGCGGCGCTCGCCCCGGCGGGGACGGCGTCCGCGACCCCGCACCGGCGCCGCGGCCGGCTGATCGCCGCCGACGACTTCCGGCACGGCCTCGGCCAGTGGGCCGTGGAGTTGGAGAGGGGCGGTGCGGTCACGGCCTCGCGCGGTGCGCTGGAGGTCGACGTGCCGGCCGGGGCCACCGTCTGGTTCAAGCGGAAGCTGGCAGGGCCCTACGTCGTCCAGTACACGGCCACCCCGGTCTCCGCGGGTGGGGTCAACGATCGGGTCTCCGACCTCAACAACTTCTGGAACGCCGTCGACGTGCGGTCGCCCGGTGATCTTTTCGCCACCCCGCGTGGGGGTGCGCTCGCCGAGTACGACCATCTGAAGACGTATTACGTCGGGTACGGCGCCAACACCAATACGACGACACGGCTGCGTCGGTATGTCGGCGAGGCGGGTGTGCGGCCGCTGATCTACGACTACACGGCGCCGCTGCTCGTCGCGAACGAGCCGCACCGCGTCCGGATCGTCTCCGACGGGTCGAAGGTGCAGTGGTGGAACAACGGGCGGCTCGTGTTCGACTACATCGATCCCGAGCCGTACACAAGTGGGCATTTCGGTTTCCGGACCACCTGGAGTCACTTCCGGATCGAGGACTTCCGGGTGTGGAGATCCGTCGGCCGCCGCTGA
- a CDS encoding SGNH/GDSL hydrolase family protein: MIGSYVAVGDSFTEGVGDPGPDGRFVGWADRFAVLLADRVPEGAFDYTNLAVRGKLLDQIVEDQVPRALELAPDLISFCAGGNDIIRPGTDPDEVAERFERAVSRLTSAVGTVMVTTGFDTRDVPVLKHLRGKIATYNLHVRAIADRYGCPVLDLWSLKTVQDRRAWDLDRLHLSAEGHTRVALRAGQVLGVDVPADPDQPWPPLPPRGTLEMRRDNIQWAREYLVPWIGRRLRGESSGDHVSAKGQLSPYDIKLRIESVA; the protein is encoded by the coding sequence ATGATCGGGTCGTACGTGGCGGTGGGGGACAGCTTCACCGAGGGCGTCGGCGATCCAGGCCCCGACGGACGGTTCGTCGGCTGGGCCGACCGATTCGCGGTGCTCCTCGCGGACCGTGTGCCCGAGGGTGCCTTCGACTACACCAACCTGGCGGTACGGGGGAAGCTCCTCGACCAGATCGTGGAGGATCAGGTGCCGCGGGCTCTGGAGCTCGCGCCCGATCTGATCTCCTTCTGTGCGGGCGGCAACGACATCATCCGGCCGGGCACCGATCCCGACGAGGTCGCCGAGCGGTTCGAGCGGGCGGTGTCCCGGCTCACCTCGGCTGTCGGCACGGTCATGGTGACCACCGGCTTCGACACCCGTGACGTCCCGGTGCTGAAGCATCTGCGGGGGAAGATCGCCACGTACAACCTGCATGTGCGGGCCATCGCCGACCGGTACGGGTGTCCCGTGCTGGACCTGTGGTCCCTCAAGACGGTCCAGGACCGGCGGGCCTGGGACCTCGACCGGCTGCACCTGTCGGCGGAGGGGCACACACGGGTCGCGCTGCGGGCCGGGCAGGTGCTGGGCGTCGACGTCCCGGCCGACCCCGATCAGCCGTGGCCCCCGCTGCCGCCGCGCGGCACGCTGGAGATGCGTCGGGACAACATTCAGTGGGCGCGGGAGTATCTGGTGCCGTGGATCGGGCGGCGGCTGCGGGGGGAGTCGTCCGGGGACCATGTGTCGGCGAAGGGGCAACTGTCGCCGTACGACATCAAGCTGCGGATCGAGTCGGTG